A genomic window from Candidatus Thiocaldithrix dubininis includes:
- a CDS encoding sulfatase-like hydrolase/transferase, producing the protein MRLATNRFAMLIAAPVTVLMLAILWLDRGNSGWAGELYNRVYLMSTWALLFTTLTLLSRRPWFAAGLSSTIIGGLWLSAYIKYQYLGAQLVLPDLEVAFLSSETLLEMGLTPTLAVIGYLALLGLAFYWEKPWQVAWQYTTSAWLASITTLALLNIPYFYVDLQWTTQAKHTLPTFVQSIWRTQLEEPANPNHANYCCFKADAQAEQFTATPEKKPNIVVILEESTFKPEQIVNFKAKAPFFPDAYPLRVYTAGGATWVQEIAFLHGVAPPLYGDGWRSINLFAPGRLDGRIAPQLSAQGYVTKTIYPTAGRFYGGQRFHEQLGMQEFIDCTMIPECAKRKWNRMPDEVFFERALSELKHEAKPTFMFMATMRQHSPHDKQRQFSKQCAASLTPKQCSIMQDYEERLTASVASYKKFLNQLKNLPEHTIVVAFGDHIPGDVAAEFVDSDLYKQDRYRTFFNLWDSQAGFVTEKALTGRQFEKIDLAMLDSIVLDYAGFESHYLTDKLVHLQKCSGSFCGFDHNETQQPTALTGTPQIPLLP; encoded by the coding sequence ATGCGCCTTGCTACTAACCGCTTTGCAATGTTAATTGCTGCGCCTGTCACTGTGCTAATGCTTGCGATTTTGTGGCTAGATCGTGGCAATAGTGGGTGGGCGGGCGAACTGTATAACCGCGTCTATTTAATGAGTACGTGGGCTTTATTATTTACGACGCTTACTCTGCTTAGTCGTCGCCCTTGGTTTGCAGCCGGTTTAAGTTCCACCATTATTGGCGGACTTTGGTTGAGTGCGTATATCAAATATCAATATCTAGGTGCACAACTGGTTTTACCTGATTTAGAAGTGGCTTTTTTAAGTTCCGAAACACTACTCGAAATGGGTTTAACCCCCACACTAGCGGTTATTGGTTATTTAGCTTTACTCGGTTTAGCGTTTTATTGGGAAAAACCGTGGCAAGTCGCATGGCAATATACCACCAGCGCATGGTTGGCAAGCATTACCACCTTAGCATTACTCAATATTCCTTATTTCTACGTAGACCTACAATGGACGACACAGGCGAAACATACCTTACCTACCTTTGTGCAAAGCATCTGGCGCACGCAATTAGAAGAACCTGCCAATCCCAACCACGCGAATTACTGTTGCTTTAAAGCCGATGCGCAAGCGGAACAATTTACCGCTACACCTGAAAAAAAGCCGAACATTGTGGTTATTTTGGAAGAATCAACATTCAAGCCAGAGCAAATTGTTAATTTTAAAGCAAAAGCACCGTTCTTTCCCGATGCCTATCCATTGCGGGTGTATACGGCAGGGGGTGCAACGTGGGTACAGGAAATTGCCTTTTTACACGGGGTTGCGCCCCCACTGTATGGCGATGGCTGGCGTTCGATTAATCTATTTGCACCGGGGCGCTTAGACGGACGTATTGCGCCACAATTAAGCGCCCAAGGCTATGTCACAAAAACGATTTACCCAACCGCCGGGCGCTTTTACGGTGGGCAGCGTTTCCACGAACAACTGGGTATGCAGGAATTTATTGATTGCACGATGATTCCCGAATGCGCCAAACGTAAATGGAATCGTATGCCGGATGAGGTGTTTTTTGAGCGGGCGCTTAGCGAGTTAAAGCATGAGGCGAAGCCAACCTTTATGTTTATGGCAACGATGCGCCAACATTCACCGCATGATAAACAGCGCCAATTTTCTAAACAATGCGCAGCCAGTTTAACCCCGAAACAATGCTCAATTATGCAAGATTATGAGGAGCGCTTAACTGCATCGGTCGCTTCGTATAAAAAATTCTTGAATCAACTCAAAAATTTACCAGAGCACACTATCGTTGTGGCATTTGGTGATCATATTCCGGGCGATGTGGCGGCTGAATTTGTGGATAGCGATTTATATAAACAAGATCGTTATCGAACCTTTTTTAATCTGTGGGATTCGCAAGCGGGTTTTGTGACTGAAAAAGCGTTAACCGGACGGCAATTTGAGAAAATTGACCTAGCCATGTTAGATAGTATTGTATTGGATTATGCAGGCTTTGAAAGCCATTATCTGACCGATAAATTAGTGCATTTACAGAAATGTTCCGGCAGTTTTTGCGGCTTTGATCATAATGAAACCCAACAACCTACCGCGTTAACAGGTACGCCACAAATTCCATTGCTACCTTAA
- a CDS encoding aldehyde dehydrogenase family protein, with translation MQYANPNTEGAVIDFKPQYENFIGGKWVAPVKGQYIDNISPVNGKPYCKVPRSSAEDVDLALDAAHAAKDAWGQTSVTARSNILLKIADRIEANLEKLAVAETWDNGKPVRETLNADVPLAADHFRYFAGCIRAQEGSIGEIDHNTVAYHFHEPLGVVGQIIPWNFPLLMAAWKLAPALAAGNCVVLKPAEQTPASILVLMEMIQDLLPPGVLNIINGYGPEAGKALATSKRIAKIAFTGSTPVGSLIMGYAAENIIPSTVELGGKSPNVYFADVLDQEDAFVSKAVEGAVLAFFNQGEVCTCPSRLLIQESIYEKFIGMVIDRAAKIKRGNPLDTEVMVGAQASQEQFEKILEYIKIGKDEGAEVITGGDAEHLGGDYADGYYIKPTLLKGTNNMRVFQEEIFGPVVSVTTFKDEAEALKIANDTEFGLGAGVWTRDMNTSYRMGRGIQAGRVWTNCYHLYPAHAAFGGYKKSGVGRETHKMMLDHYQQTKNLLVSYDINPLGFF, from the coding sequence ATGCAATATGCGAATCCTAATACTGAAGGGGCAGTCATTGATTTCAAGCCACAGTATGAGAATTTCATTGGGGGTAAATGGGTAGCGCCTGTCAAAGGGCAATACATTGACAATATCTCCCCCGTTAACGGCAAACCTTATTGTAAAGTGCCGCGTTCTAGCGCTGAGGACGTTGATTTAGCCTTAGATGCTGCGCACGCTGCCAAAGATGCATGGGGTCAAACCTCTGTTACTGCACGTTCCAACATCCTATTAAAAATCGCTGATCGCATTGAAGCTAACTTAGAAAAATTAGCGGTTGCGGAAACTTGGGATAACGGTAAACCCGTGCGTGAAACCTTAAACGCGGATGTACCACTAGCGGCTGATCACTTCCGTTATTTTGCAGGTTGTATCCGTGCGCAAGAAGGTAGTATCGGCGAAATTGACCATAATACGGTGGCGTATCATTTCCACGAGCCGCTAGGCGTGGTAGGGCAAATTATTCCGTGGAACTTTCCTTTGTTAATGGCAGCATGGAAATTAGCCCCTGCATTAGCCGCCGGTAACTGCGTGGTACTAAAACCAGCAGAGCAAACCCCCGCTTCTATTTTAGTGTTGATGGAAATGATTCAGGATTTATTACCGCCCGGTGTTTTAAACATCATCAACGGTTATGGTCCTGAAGCGGGTAAAGCCTTAGCTACTAGCAAACGTATTGCTAAAATTGCGTTCACAGGCTCAACCCCTGTGGGCTCATTAATCATGGGCTATGCAGCAGAAAATATTATTCCTTCTACAGTAGAATTAGGTGGCAAATCACCTAATGTTTACTTTGCGGATGTGTTAGATCAAGAAGACGCATTTGTCAGTAAAGCAGTAGAAGGCGCAGTATTAGCGTTCTTTAACCAAGGCGAAGTTTGTACTTGCCCTTCACGCTTACTGATCCAAGAATCTATCTATGAAAAATTCATTGGTATGGTGATTGATCGCGCTGCCAAAATTAAACGCGGCAATCCATTAGATACCGAAGTCATGGTCGGGGCGCAAGCATCCCAAGAGCAATTCGAGAAAATTCTGGAATACATCAAAATTGGTAAAGATGAAGGCGCAGAAGTCATTACTGGCGGCGATGCGGAACACTTAGGCGGTGATTACGCTGACGGTTACTACATTAAACCGACCCTATTGAAAGGTACGAACAATATGCGGGTATTCCAAGAGGAAATCTTTGGTCCGGTCGTATCAGTAACTACCTTTAAAGATGAAGCTGAAGCCCTGAAAATTGCCAACGATACTGAATTCGGCTTAGGCGCTGGGGTTTGGACACGCGATATGAATACGTCCTACCGTATGGGTCGTGGTATTCAAGCGGGGCGGGTGTGGACAAACTGCTACCATTTATACCCGGCGCATGCTGCATTTGGCGGTTATAAAAAATCCGGTGTTGGTCGTGAAACGCATAAAATGATGCTAGATCACTACCAACAAACCAAAAACTTACTTGTCAGTTATGACATTAACCCACTAGGTTTCTTCTAA
- the glnA gene encoding glutamate--ammonia ligase, which yields MSKSAQDVLNLIKDSEAKYVDFRFTDTRGKEHHVSVPAYTVEEDTFTEGKMFDGSSIAGWKGINESDMILMPDPDTAFVDPFFQDVTVNITCGIVDPATMEGYERDPRSIAMRAEAYLKSTGLADTAFFGPEPEFFIFDDIRWGTDMSGTFVKIDSIEAGWNSAKKYDEGNMGHRPGTKGGYFPVPPVDSFQDIRSTMCNILEEVGVPVEVHHHEVATAGQNEIGTRFSTLTMRADWTQRQKYVIHNVAHQYGKTVTFMPKPIVGDNGSGMHVHMSLAKDGKNLFAGESYAGLSEMALYYIGGIIKHAKALNAITNPGTNSYKRLVPGFEAPVMLAYSARNRSASIRIPFVASPKGRRIEVRFPDPSANPYLAFAALMMAGLDGIKNKIHPGEAMDKDLYDLPPEEDKLIPKVCHSLDMALEALDKDRDFLTAGGVFTNDMIDAYIDLKMEEVTRFRMTTHPVEYEMYYSL from the coding sequence ATGTCTAAGTCTGCACAAGACGTTTTGAATCTGATTAAAGACAGTGAAGCCAAATACGTTGATTTCCGTTTTACCGATACGCGCGGTAAAGAACATCACGTATCTGTACCTGCTTATACTGTTGAAGAAGATACCTTTACCGAAGGTAAAATGTTTGACGGTTCTTCAATCGCAGGCTGGAAAGGCATTAATGAATCCGACATGATCCTGATGCCAGATCCAGATACTGCATTTGTTGACCCTTTCTTCCAAGATGTAACGGTTAACATTACTTGTGGTATCGTTGACCCGGCTACAATGGAAGGTTATGAGCGCGACCCACGTTCTATCGCTATGCGCGCAGAAGCTTACCTGAAATCTACAGGTTTAGCTGATACCGCTTTCTTTGGTCCAGAACCTGAATTCTTCATCTTCGACGATATTCGTTGGGGCACTGATATGAGTGGCACCTTCGTAAAAATCGACTCTATCGAAGCAGGCTGGAACTCTGCGAAAAAATACGACGAAGGCAATATGGGTCACCGTCCGGGCACTAAAGGCGGTTACTTCCCTGTTCCTCCAGTCGACTCTTTCCAAGACATCCGTTCTACCATGTGTAACATTTTGGAAGAAGTGGGCGTTCCGGTTGAAGTACACCATCACGAAGTGGCTACTGCGGGTCAAAACGAAATCGGTACTCGTTTCTCAACGTTGACTATGCGTGCTGACTGGACTCAACGTCAAAAATACGTTATTCACAACGTGGCTCACCAATACGGCAAAACTGTAACCTTCATGCCTAAACCTATCGTTGGTGACAACGGTTCAGGTATGCACGTTCACATGTCTTTAGCCAAAGACGGCAAAAACTTATTCGCAGGCGAAAGCTATGCAGGCTTGTCTGAAATGGCGCTGTACTACATCGGCGGTATCATCAAACACGCTAAAGCCTTGAATGCGATTACTAACCCCGGCACTAACTCATACAAACGTTTAGTGCCCGGTTTTGAAGCACCTGTTATGCTGGCTTACTCTGCACGTAACCGTTCTGCTTCTATCCGTATTCCGTTCGTTGCTAGCCCTAAAGGCCGTCGTATCGAAGTTCGCTTCCCAGACCCATCTGCAAACCCATACTTAGCGTTTGCGGCATTAATGATGGCAGGTTTGGATGGTATCAAAAACAAAATCCATCCGGGCGAAGCAATGGACAAAGACTTATACGACTTACCACCTGAAGAAGACAAACTCATTCCAAAAGTTTGCCACTCTTTAGACATGGCATTAGAAGCGTTAGACAAAGACCGCGACTTCTTAACTGCGGGTGGCGTATTCACTAACGATATGATCGACGCTTACATTGATCTGAAAATGGAAGAAGTCACTCGTTTCCGTATGACGACTCATCCGGTTGAATACGAAATGTACTACTCACTCTAA
- a CDS encoding cation diffusion facilitator family transporter, whose protein sequence is MSGHHHHSPDLHEPQDVTRQTITKRVALTGMGVNLFLTIAQLLGGLWAHSQALIADAIHTLSDLIGDIVVLFASHHAAKDADEDHPYGHGRIETVATVILGLLLGVVSAFIFYSAVERLLGHTPLVMPSPIAMGFAALAIIGKEALYQYTVYVAKRIQSPMLKASAWHHRSDAISSILVLIAIGGAQLGYPWLDAVAAIMVALMIFYMAVQLILESTNELIDAGLAPDQLQNIRDYINSLNGVENLHFLRTRRMGGQVLADVHLQVDGRLSVSEGHYIGEAALYKLKRQFPMISDVVVHIDPEDDEAGSPSRNLPSRRRLLEQIHSLSETAAVWSFVQNFTLHYINGKVSMDLFIREHVDKTALTAFMQACKQLETLGEINCYQRIAP, encoded by the coding sequence ATGTCTGGACATCATCACCACAGCCCAGATTTACACGAACCACAAGATGTAACACGCCAAACGATTACTAAACGCGTGGCATTGACGGGGATGGGTGTAAATTTATTCTTAACGATTGCTCAATTACTGGGCGGACTTTGGGCGCATTCCCAAGCTTTAATTGCCGATGCGATCCACACACTCTCTGATTTAATTGGCGATATTGTGGTGTTGTTTGCTTCGCACCATGCGGCAAAAGATGCGGATGAAGATCACCCGTATGGACATGGGCGCATTGAAACCGTCGCAACCGTCATACTGGGTTTATTGCTTGGCGTCGTTTCAGCTTTTATTTTTTATAGTGCCGTGGAACGTTTACTGGGGCATACACCGTTAGTCATGCCCTCGCCGATAGCAATGGGCTTTGCGGCTTTAGCTATTATTGGCAAAGAAGCATTATATCAATACACGGTTTACGTGGCTAAACGCATTCAATCCCCTATGCTAAAAGCCAGTGCATGGCATCACCGTTCGGATGCAATTTCTTCCATTTTGGTGTTAATCGCAATTGGCGGCGCACAATTAGGCTACCCGTGGCTGGATGCTGTCGCCGCGATTATGGTGGCGTTGATGATTTTCTATATGGCAGTTCAGCTTATTTTAGAAAGCACCAATGAATTAATTGATGCAGGTTTAGCACCTGATCAACTTCAAAACATTCGGGATTATATTAATTCGCTCAACGGCGTAGAAAACTTGCATTTTTTGCGTACCCGACGCATGGGCGGGCAAGTGTTAGCTGATGTGCATTTACAAGTCGACGGGCGCTTATCCGTATCAGAAGGCCATTATATTGGTGAGGCGGCGTTGTATAAGTTAAAACGGCAATTCCCCATGATTAGTGATGTCGTGGTGCATATTGACCCCGAAGATGATGAAGCTGGTTCACCAAGTCGCAACCTACCGTCACGCCGCCGTTTACTCGAGCAAATTCACAGCTTGTCGGAAACTGCGGCTGTGTGGTCTTTTGTACAAAATTTCACCCTGCACTATATTAATGGCAAAGTCTCAATGGATTTATTCATTAGAGAGCATGTCGACAAAACTGCACTAACAGCGTTTATGCAAGCTTGCAAACAGTTAGAGACACTAGGTGAAATTAATTGCTATCAACGCATAGCACCTTAA
- a CDS encoding GlsB/YeaQ/YmgE family stress response membrane protein produces MDIIQILIMLAISVIAGWLAGKIVGDQSFGFWGDAAVGLVGVVIGTLLGGLASSNGFQLPGPLWVSYIFWSTIGAVIMLLVVKFVRPKPKTKTS; encoded by the coding sequence ATGGACATTATTCAAATTTTAATAATGCTGGCGATCAGCGTTATTGCTGGTTGGTTAGCTGGTAAAATAGTCGGTGACCAAAGTTTTGGCTTTTGGGGCGATGCAGCAGTTGGTCTAGTCGGCGTTGTTATTGGTACATTATTAGGGGGGCTTGCTTCTAGTAATGGTTTCCAACTACCAGGACCATTATGGGTTAGCTATATTTTTTGGTCGACCATTGGGGCGGTTATTATGTTATTAGTGGTGAAATTTGTTCGCCCTAAACCTAAAACCAAAACCAGTTAA